The Candidatus Hydrogenedens sp. genome includes a region encoding these proteins:
- a CDS encoding EF-hand domain-containing protein, whose translation LDASAIDNGGGCVWCGEGASPEGEGIWEGFPEGTTEGEGEGEKLSSLTVIITPEEAILNGAQWQVEGNEIWNNSGDKVENLYAGNYKVTFSQPIGWSTSEYIIVEIGEHEDKVIEVKYWESGGILIHIYPYEVVNLGAKWKVINQTDWLNPGELIILSLGWYDVVFSDIEGYVTPSQRRLYIPHGAYLNLNINYRKETELDKKQERNLVLQIWSTFSYCDIDGDDYLTYEEIVGRYPEFTMSLFEELDKDKNKKISKEELEHYIKETDKNICGINIISCNN comes from the coding sequence TATTAGATGCAAGTGCGATAGACAACGGAGGTGGTTGTGTATGGTGTGGTGAAGGTGCATCCCCAGAAGGAGAAGGCATTTGGGAAGGTTTCCCCGAAGGCACAACAGAAGGCGAGGGTGAAGGGGAAAAACTTAGTTCATTAACGGTTATAATTACTCCAGAAGAAGCGATACTTAATGGGGCACAGTGGCAGGTTGAAGGGAATGAAATTTGGAACAATAGTGGTGACAAGGTGGAAAACTTATATGCAGGCAATTATAAGGTTACATTCAGTCAGCCCATTGGGTGGTCTACGTCAGAGTATATTATTGTAGAAATTGGCGAGCATGAAGACAAAGTGATTGAAGTTAAATATTGGGAATCTGGCGGAATATTGATACATATTTACCCTTACGAGGTAGTTAATTTAGGGGCTAAATGGAAAGTAATAAATCAAACGGATTGGCTAAACCCTGGCGAACTTATAATACTTTCTTTGGGCTGGTATGATGTTGTTTTCAGTGATATAGAAGGTTATGTTACGCCATCTCAGAGGAGGCTTTATATTCCACATGGGGCTTATTTAAATCTAAACATTAATTATAGAAAAGAGACTGAATTAGACAAAAAACAAGAAAGAAACCTCGTATTACAGATTTGGTCTACTTTTAGTTATTGCGATATAGATGGAGATGATTATCTAACGTATGAGGAAATAGTTGGACGTTATCCTGAATTTACAATGAGCCTTTTTGAAGAACTTGATAAAGATAAAAACAAGAAAATATCAAAAGAAGAACTTGAACATTATATAAAGGAGACGGATAAAAATATCTGCG